In one Limosilactobacillus oris genomic region, the following are encoded:
- a CDS encoding endonuclease MutS2, which yields MNHKIIETLEFEQIKGRVAQHLVSAAGKRELAALMPATDYQTVDTWLTETTDGADILRLEGGLPLPKLADIKPQMKRLKIGANLNGTELAQVTKVLQASLSVQNFFEQMREKKIKLRVLEQTVDRLVTIPSVTTRLVRSVDPDGRINDEASAKLHGIRQLISKTENEIRQQMAQYTQGKSAKYLSEPIVTVRNDRFVIPVLARYRNKFGGVVHDQSASGQTLYIEPGAVMEDNNHLRQAQIEEKQEVLRVLAELSALISPYRHDILNNEQILGHLDFINAKAVYAHELKASLPLLSADNQVNLRKAWHPLIARDQAVANDIKLGGDYQAVIITGPNTGGKTITLKTLGIIQLMGQAGLFIPAQESSTIGVFDNVFADIGDEQSLEQNLSTFSGHMDNVKTILDQLTANSLVLLDELGAGTDPKEGAALAMAILDEIGQRGSLVMITTHYPELKVYGYDRAKTINASMEFDQATLQPTYRLLLGIPGRSNGLEIAKRLGIGSAIISEAQSLVSDDSQDLNAMIGDLVEQRKQAREESERLAKLVAQNQADQEELNQKLDRFNEQRDQLLERARSQANHQVAQAKRKADRIIHHLRQLEIQQGAGVKENQLMDAQGALNALHQDNPRLQHNSVLKRAKEKHDLHKGDAVLVKSYGQHGELLSRRGNHKWEVQIGILKMEIDERDLEKVSKRDLPKEKQQRTGHRAVKTTQTRKTSARLDLRGHRYEEAMGELSNFIDHALLNNLGTVTIIHGKGTGALRKGTQQYLQSNPRVKSFSYAAPNAGGDGATIVNL from the coding sequence ATGAACCATAAAATAATCGAGACACTTGAATTTGAACAAATCAAAGGCCGGGTCGCCCAGCACCTTGTTTCGGCTGCTGGCAAGCGGGAATTGGCGGCCTTAATGCCGGCAACGGACTACCAGACGGTGGATACCTGGTTGACAGAAACAACTGATGGGGCTGACATCCTCCGCTTAGAGGGGGGCCTGCCCCTGCCTAAGCTGGCCGATATTAAGCCCCAGATGAAACGCTTGAAGATTGGCGCCAACTTAAATGGGACTGAACTGGCCCAGGTGACCAAGGTCCTGCAAGCGAGCCTAAGCGTCCAGAACTTCTTTGAACAGATGCGGGAGAAGAAGATCAAACTTCGGGTCCTTGAGCAGACGGTGGACCGGCTGGTAACGATTCCGTCGGTGACGACCCGGCTAGTCCGTTCGGTGGATCCCGACGGGCGGATTAACGATGAAGCCTCGGCGAAGTTACACGGGATTCGGCAGTTGATTAGTAAGACCGAAAATGAAATTCGCCAGCAGATGGCCCAGTACACCCAGGGGAAGAGTGCCAAATACCTCAGCGAACCGATCGTGACGGTCAGAAACGACCGCTTTGTGATCCCAGTGCTGGCCCGGTACCGGAATAAGTTTGGCGGGGTCGTTCATGACCAGAGCGCTAGCGGCCAGACCCTGTATATTGAACCGGGTGCGGTGATGGAAGACAATAACCACTTACGCCAGGCCCAAATTGAGGAGAAGCAGGAGGTCCTGCGGGTATTGGCCGAACTGTCAGCCCTGATTTCACCATACCGGCACGACATCCTAAATAACGAGCAGATTTTGGGACACCTGGACTTCATTAACGCGAAGGCAGTCTATGCCCACGAACTCAAGGCTAGTCTGCCGCTCCTGTCTGCGGATAACCAGGTGAACCTGCGCAAAGCCTGGCACCCCCTGATTGCACGTGACCAGGCGGTTGCCAATGATATTAAACTTGGTGGGGACTACCAAGCGGTAATCATTACTGGTCCAAATACAGGTGGGAAGACGATTACCCTGAAAACGCTTGGAATTATCCAACTAATGGGTCAGGCGGGTCTGTTTATCCCCGCGCAGGAGAGCAGCACGATCGGGGTTTTCGATAACGTCTTTGCTGACATCGGTGATGAGCAATCGCTTGAGCAAAACCTCAGTACCTTTTCCGGGCACATGGATAACGTGAAGACGATTCTTGACCAGTTGACTGCTAACAGCCTGGTTCTGCTGGATGAATTGGGGGCCGGGACAGACCCGAAAGAAGGGGCTGCCTTGGCCATGGCAATTCTGGATGAAATCGGGCAGCGGGGGAGCTTGGTAATGATTACTACCCACTATCCGGAGCTAAAGGTGTATGGTTACGACCGTGCCAAAACCATTAACGCCAGTATGGAGTTTGACCAGGCGACCCTGCAGCCGACCTACCGGTTGCTGTTGGGGATTCCCGGACGGTCAAACGGTTTGGAGATTGCCAAGCGTCTCGGGATTGGCTCGGCAATCATCAGCGAGGCCCAGTCGCTGGTCAGTGATGATAGTCAGGACTTGAACGCAATGATTGGCGACCTGGTAGAACAACGGAAGCAGGCGCGGGAAGAAAGCGAGCGGCTGGCAAAGCTGGTTGCCCAAAATCAGGCTGACCAGGAAGAACTTAACCAAAAGTTAGACCGCTTTAATGAGCAGCGCGACCAGTTGCTGGAACGGGCCCGGTCGCAGGCGAACCACCAGGTGGCGCAGGCCAAGCGGAAGGCTGACCGGATCATCCACCACCTGCGCCAGTTGGAAATCCAACAGGGAGCCGGAGTCAAGGAGAACCAGCTGATGGATGCCCAGGGGGCGTTGAACGCCCTCCACCAGGATAACCCGCGGCTCCAGCATAACAGCGTCCTGAAGCGGGCCAAGGAGAAACATGATTTGCATAAGGGGGATGCGGTCCTGGTGAAATCTTACGGCCAGCACGGCGAACTGCTTAGCCGGCGGGGAAACCATAAGTGGGAAGTCCAAATTGGCATTCTCAAAATGGAAATCGATGAACGGGACTTAGAAAAGGTCTCCAAGCGGGACCTGCCAAAAGAAAAGCAGCAGCGGACGGGGCACCGGGCGGTGAAGACCACGCAGACTCGGAAGACCTCTGCCCGGTTGGACCTGCGCGGGCACCGCTACGAAGAGGCGATGGGCGAGTTGAGCAACTTCATTGATCATGCCCTGCTGAACAACCTGGGGACCGTGACGATTATTCACGGTAAGGGAACCGGAGCATTGCGGAAAGGAACCCAGCAGTACCTGCAGAGTAATCCGCGGGTCAAGTCCTTCTCGTATGCGGCCCCGAATGCTGGTGGCGACGGAGCGACAATCGTTAACTTATAA
- the trxA gene encoding thioredoxin → MALKETTDQTFEQDTAQGVALVDFWATWCGPCRMQSPVVEALSDEMPEVNFFKMDVDQNQETARKFRIMSIPTLMVKKNGEVVDQIVGYHPQEQLKQLLQQYVD, encoded by the coding sequence ATGGCATTAAAAGAAACTACTGATCAGACGTTTGAACAGGATACTGCGCAAGGGGTTGCGTTAGTCGATTTTTGGGCAACTTGGTGTGGCCCTTGTCGGATGCAGTCACCGGTCGTTGAAGCCCTGTCCGACGAAATGCCGGAAGTTAACTTCTTTAAGATGGACGTTGACCAAAACCAGGAAACGGCGCGGAAGTTCCGGATCATGAGTATTCCAACCTTAATGGTGAAGAAAAACGGGGAGGTAGTTGACCAGATTGTCGGTTACCACCCGCAGGAACAGCTCAAACAGCTTTTGCAACAATACGTAGATTAG
- a CDS encoding DUF2507 domain-containing protein, protein MSQKLYDELINSPQGLVNGTLRDVILPAILGKETDEMLYWIGKDLARQYPVASPAELITLTHQLGLGELTLEKHSPTSQLWRLGGPIVAGRIKKDDEETSFGLECGFLAQEIEFQLGTVVEAKINDRHHDAVNILLENDPQTDSNSERAELATFIHLQTTSADNDQAQSPKAGRHLRKRRSRREKQD, encoded by the coding sequence ATGAGTCAAAAATTATATGACGAATTGATCAATAGTCCACAGGGACTGGTTAACGGTACCCTGCGGGATGTCATCCTGCCGGCAATTCTCGGTAAGGAAACTGACGAGATGCTTTACTGGATTGGCAAGGACCTCGCCCGCCAGTACCCCGTAGCTAGTCCCGCCGAACTTATCACCTTGACTCACCAGCTTGGGCTTGGCGAGCTCACACTGGAAAAACACAGCCCCACAAGCCAGCTCTGGCGGCTAGGAGGGCCGATCGTCGCAGGACGGATCAAAAAAGATGATGAAGAAACGTCCTTTGGCCTCGAATGCGGCTTCCTTGCCCAAGAAATCGAATTCCAACTAGGGACCGTCGTCGAAGCTAAAATCAACGACCGGCACCACGATGCCGTCAATATTTTGCTGGAAAATGACCCCCAAACGGACAGCAACTCCGAACGAGCCGAATTAGCCACGTTCATTCACTTGCAAACCACTTCCGCCGATAATGACCAGGCGCAGTCCCCCAAAGCAGGACGGCACCTTCGCAAACGGCGGTCCAGACGAGAAAAGCAGGATTAA
- a CDS encoding metallophosphoesterase — translation MTKALIVSDNHGDRAILEQLVDRWKEKVDLMVHCGDSEIPSSDSLMQSFVRVAGNNDWHLGYDPDQLVLAGGARFLVTHGHNYGVNSSMTPLMLKGEAVGADVVCFGHTHQLFAAVERGMLMINPGSISLPRGQHVGIGGTFAVVELSPRSFTVDFYDRHSRRQPQLHREFPREEREL, via the coding sequence ATGACTAAGGCATTGATTGTGAGCGATAACCATGGTGACCGGGCGATTTTAGAGCAGTTGGTAGACCGCTGGAAAGAGAAGGTCGACCTGATGGTCCACTGTGGTGATTCGGAAATTCCAAGCAGTGACTCGTTAATGCAGTCCTTTGTCCGGGTGGCGGGGAATAACGACTGGCACCTGGGCTATGACCCTGATCAGCTGGTCCTCGCCGGGGGTGCCCGCTTCCTGGTCACTCATGGTCATAATTATGGGGTTAACTCTTCAATGACGCCCCTAATGCTTAAAGGGGAAGCGGTTGGAGCTGATGTTGTCTGCTTTGGTCATACCCACCAGCTGTTTGCAGCAGTTGAACGGGGGATGCTGATGATTAACCCCGGAAGTATCTCCTTGCCGCGGGGCCAGCATGTGGGAATTGGCGGAACCTTTGCGGTAGTGGAGCTTTCGCCGCGGTCCTTTACGGTCGATTTTTATGACCGTCATTCGCGCCGGCAGCCCCAGCTGCACCGGGAATTTCCTCGTGAGGAGCGCGAACTATGA
- the cbpB gene encoding cyclic-di-AMP-binding protein CbpB, translated as MIERHLRELLLAHQEKFLIPASLVASVNVTNTLDHAFLLLTKNHYAKIVVVDNDNHYRGLISLSMITDRLIETAKINVENLHRYRVGDVMQTDVAPITDPYDVEENLHLLIDQSFLTVVDSEGHFTGIVTRRELLKAVNYTVHRFDHFYNVSEKD; from the coding sequence ATGATTGAAAGACACCTGCGTGAATTACTCCTGGCCCACCAGGAGAAGTTCCTGATTCCTGCTAGTTTGGTTGCCAGTGTGAACGTTACTAATACGCTTGACCACGCCTTTTTGCTCTTGACCAAGAACCACTATGCCAAGATTGTGGTGGTTGATAATGATAACCACTACCGCGGGTTGATTTCCCTCTCAATGATTACTGACCGCCTAATTGAAACGGCCAAGATCAACGTTGAGAACCTCCACCGCTACCGGGTCGGGGATGTTATGCAGACGGATGTTGCGCCGATTACCGACCCCTACGACGTGGAGGAGAATCTCCACCTCCTGATTGATCAGTCCTTTTTGACGGTGGTCGACAGTGAGGGGCATTTTACGGGGATCGTAACCCGCCGGGAGCTGCTCAAGGCCGTCAACTATACCGTCCACCGCTTTGACCATTTTTATAACGTAAGTGAAAAAGATTAG
- a CDS encoding DUF1292 domain-containing protein translates to MVKVTKQQNNDENMITLIDEDGNEQLFKELFTFDSDDYGKSYIFIYPAEQENDESVDIQAYIVTDNQEGDGQDLVPIEDDKEWDMVEQVLNTFLDDDGNFKG, encoded by the coding sequence ATGGTTAAAGTGACTAAACAACAAAATAACGATGAAAATATGATCACACTGATTGATGAAGATGGCAATGAACAGCTGTTTAAGGAACTGTTTACTTTTGACTCAGATGATTATGGGAAGTCATACATTTTTATTTACCCCGCTGAACAGGAAAACGATGAATCAGTTGACATCCAGGCCTACATTGTCACTGATAACCAGGAAGGCGACGGGCAGGACCTCGTTCCCATCGAGGACGATAAAGAATGGGACATGGTTGAACAGGTTCTGAACACCTTCTTGGATGATGATGGCAACTTCAAGGGTTAA
- the murI gene encoding glutamate racemase, with translation MDRRPIGVMDSGLGGLSVLRVLRRELPDESLLFVGDQGHFPYGTKTQAEVRRLALAIGRFLVRHDAKLMVVACNTATGAALPALQAALPIPVIGVIRPGASAALATNPRTIGVIGTDSTIKNGAYERTLHELQPAVQVVSQPAQPLVSIVEHGQTGTPAAQQAVDKVLQCFATQPVETLILGCTHFPFLSREIQRRLGPSVHLIDPAYETVQTVKQVLTDKHLLAAGGQQRTALYTTGRIADLQAGADKWLAGDYGQCSSVKLDGE, from the coding sequence ATGGATAGACGGCCCATTGGGGTGATGGATTCTGGACTAGGCGGTCTTTCGGTCCTCCGGGTATTGCGCCGGGAACTCCCTGACGAGTCCCTGCTCTTCGTTGGCGACCAGGGACATTTTCCTTACGGGACAAAGACACAGGCGGAGGTACGCCGACTAGCCCTGGCAATCGGGCGGTTCTTGGTGCGTCACGATGCGAAACTAATGGTGGTAGCTTGCAATACGGCTACCGGAGCGGCCTTGCCCGCTTTACAGGCGGCTCTACCGATTCCAGTCATCGGGGTGATCCGGCCAGGAGCAAGCGCGGCCTTAGCAACGAATCCCCGGACAATCGGGGTGATTGGTACTGATTCGACGATTAAGAATGGGGCCTATGAACGAACGCTGCATGAATTACAGCCCGCGGTCCAAGTGGTTAGCCAACCGGCCCAGCCCCTGGTGTCCATTGTTGAGCATGGCCAGACGGGCACGCCAGCCGCACAGCAAGCGGTGGACAAGGTTTTGCAATGCTTTGCTACCCAGCCGGTGGAAACCCTAATCCTGGGCTGTACCCACTTTCCCTTCCTCAGTCGGGAAATCCAACGACGGCTGGGGCCAAGCGTACACCTGATTGATCCGGCCTATGAAACCGTTCAGACGGTTAAGCAGGTGCTTACGGATAAGCACTTATTAGCAGCTGGCGGACAGCAACGGACGGCCCTCTACACTACCGGCCGGATTGCCGACTTGCAAGCAGGTGCGGATAAGTGGCTGGCTGGAGACTATGGGCAGTGTTCCAGTGTTAAATTAGACGGGGAGTGA
- the ruvX gene encoding Holliday junction resolvase RuvX, protein MRLLGLDVGSKTVGIAMSDPLGWTAQAVEIIPIDEDEEVFGLDRVAELVDKEQVAGFVLGLPKNMNNTEGPRVAASKHYGELLQERFPQIPIDFQDERLTTVEAHRMLVEEADISRAKQKKVIDEVAATFILQSYLDRHGRLVQKLK, encoded by the coding sequence ATGAGGCTATTGGGCTTAGACGTTGGCTCCAAGACCGTGGGCATCGCCATGAGTGACCCGCTCGGTTGGACAGCCCAGGCGGTCGAGATTATTCCGATTGATGAAGATGAAGAGGTCTTTGGCTTGGACCGGGTCGCCGAACTTGTCGACAAGGAACAGGTGGCGGGCTTCGTCCTGGGCTTGCCCAAAAACATGAATAATACGGAAGGCCCCCGGGTGGCAGCTTCTAAACACTATGGTGAGCTGCTCCAGGAACGGTTTCCCCAGATTCCAATCGACTTTCAAGATGAGCGCCTCACGACTGTTGAAGCGCACCGGATGCTGGTGGAAGAGGCGGATATTTCACGGGCCAAGCAGAAAAAAGTCATTGATGAGGTTGCTGCAACCTTTATCCTGCAAAGCTACCTTGATCGTCATGGCCGGTTAGTGCAAAAACTAAAATAA
- a CDS encoding IreB family regulatory phosphoprotein, producing MTANNDKTMFFDFGQERQEDIKETLKTVYESLEEKGYNPINQIVGYLLSGDPAYIPRLNDARNLIRAHERDEIIEELVRSYLKNNGETK from the coding sequence ATGACTGCTAATAATGATAAGACGATGTTCTTTGATTTTGGTCAGGAACGCCAAGAAGATATTAAAGAAACGCTCAAAACGGTTTATGAATCATTGGAGGAAAAGGGCTACAACCCAATTAACCAAATCGTGGGTTACCTGCTGTCTGGAGATCCAGCTTACATTCCGCGGCTTAACGACGCCCGGAACCTGATTCGTGCTCATGAGCGGGATGAAATTATTGAAGAGCTGGTCCGCTCGTACCTAAAGAATAATGGTGAGACCAAATGA
- a CDS encoding XTP/dITP diphosphatase: MATLVIATNNSGKAREYREMLAPFGVTVKTLADFPRFAIDECGTSFEENALIKARTAVAELDLPVLADDSGLVVDALNGAPGVHSARYAGDHDDAANNAKLLRELTGVPAAQRTAHFHTTIVALKPDGAKLETSGRMEGQILTQPRGQNGFGYDPLFMPKEFPGRSMAELTPAEKNQISHRGRALRAFMEQFAGWWQA; this comes from the coding sequence ATGGCTACTCTAGTGATTGCAACCAACAATTCGGGAAAGGCGCGGGAATACCGTGAAATGCTCGCGCCCTTCGGTGTGACGGTAAAGACGCTTGCGGACTTTCCACGCTTTGCGATTGATGAATGTGGGACCAGCTTTGAAGAAAACGCGTTAATAAAGGCGCGAACGGCCGTGGCTGAACTGGACTTGCCCGTACTGGCGGATGATTCGGGCTTGGTTGTCGATGCCCTAAACGGGGCACCGGGCGTTCACTCGGCACGGTACGCGGGGGACCATGATGATGCGGCGAATAATGCCAAATTATTACGGGAACTGACCGGGGTTCCGGCAGCACAGCGAACGGCGCACTTTCACACGACGATTGTTGCCTTGAAACCAGATGGGGCGAAACTAGAGACTAGCGGTCGCATGGAAGGTCAGATTCTCACCCAGCCGCGCGGTCAAAACGGTTTTGGCTATGACCCATTATTTATGCCAAAAGAATTTCCGGGACGGTCGATGGCGGAATTGACTCCGGCAGAAAAGAACCAGATCAGCCACCGTGGACGGGCCTTACGGGCTTTCATGGAACAATTTGCGGGGTGGTGGCAAGCATGA
- a CDS encoding CvpA family protein, translated as MVLTTVIILILVGCFLNGRRRGLLMMVLYSATYLVSWLVAKLAAPVVGRWLGNLLPNVSNGSSYSGQLLATVDLDYFFSNGIAFMLIFAIVAFLCHWLVRQLNWVRRLPVIGTLDRLAGGLLSLLIGYVIIFVILVVTQLWPAEWWQMQLANSGLARLIIDQTPLLAQLVLQTIE; from the coding sequence ATGGTTTTAACCACAGTTATTATTTTAATTCTAGTCGGTTGTTTTCTTAACGGCCGGCGCCGGGGGCTATTGATGATGGTCCTCTATTCCGCGACGTACCTCGTGAGCTGGCTGGTAGCCAAATTGGCGGCTCCGGTGGTTGGCAGATGGTTGGGCAACCTGCTGCCAAATGTCTCAAACGGCTCGTCGTACTCTGGGCAGCTGTTAGCGACGGTTGATCTAGACTACTTTTTTAGTAACGGGATTGCCTTCATGCTGATTTTCGCCATTGTAGCATTCTTATGCCACTGGCTAGTCCGCCAACTAAACTGGGTTCGGCGACTGCCCGTGATTGGAACGCTCGACAGGCTGGCCGGCGGACTCCTATCGTTACTGATTGGTTACGTGATTATCTTTGTGATCCTGGTAGTGACCCAGCTGTGGCCGGCAGAATGGTGGCAAATGCAACTCGCCAACTCTGGCTTAGCCCGGCTAATCATTGATCAAACGCCATTGCTCGCCCAGCTGGTTTTACAAACGATTGAATAA